From one Anopheles cruzii chromosome 3, idAnoCruzAS_RS32_06, whole genome shotgun sequence genomic stretch:
- the LOC128270214 gene encoding UDP-glycosyltransferase UGT5-like produces the protein MALSVASVVLVAAAFVGVCGENILFLQTIASKSHHIWNRQIFDRLYDNGHNLTILSFEKEVSVPGKTFLLMEDFQQRLMAVFAEGTTDFSTYENAFSNIVNVYHYYEISSQLLLSEPAVRRLLEYPRTFRFDLIIHDFTMGQFLLGFVEHFQNPPLVALSAYNIPAYTQFLADVPLHPTYVPHPAATFGQQMTFVERVKNTGYWWFDMLYRQQLFMPRENHRMQQLFESTNLTHVKLLERRAELVLVNSDPALDYYQLLPPNVVQVGGLHIKRSEEMPSNMQQFINRANRGIILFSFGTNVQSEMLGPDVNRQLLELFRSMPDYGFIWKHANADGMLMPPNVLMTPWVPQSAVLANSRTKLLVSHGGLLSLQEAAWNGVPVIGIPFFADQFSNVRRLEVAGIGLGIPSTQLNGETMRRALDQILDDPGFRARAKSRSNLFRAQPQPPLERAIFWIEKVIANKGLRYLRAPTRAMAPYQVYGLDMLAVLLLIVWSAYLICKRFQNWRASGGQRASAAKRKAE, from the exons ATGGCCTTGTCCGTAGCCTCGGTGGTCCTGGTGGCCGCGGCATTCGTCGGAGTGTGCGGCGAGAACATACTCTTCCTGCAGACGATCGCCTCCAAGAGCCACCATATCTGGAACCGGCAAATCTTCGACCGGCTGTACGATAACGGCCACAACCTGACCATTCTGTCGTTCGAGAAGGAAGTGTCGGTACCGGGCAAAACCTTCCTGCTGATGGAGGACTTCCAGCAGCGCCTCATGGCCGTGTTCGCCGAGGGCACCACCGATTTCTCCACCTACGAGAACGCGTTCAGTAACATTGTTAACGTTTATCATTACTACGAGATTTCGAGCCAGTTGTTGCTGTCGGAACCGGCCGtccggcggctgctggagTATCCGCGCACGTTTCGGTTCGATCTGATCATACACGACTTCACGATGGGCCAGTTTTTGCTCGGGTTCGTCGAACACTTCCAGAACCCACCGCTGGTGGCCCTCTCGGCGTACAACATACCGGCCTACACGCAGTTCCTGGCGGACGTACCGCTCCACCCGACGTATGTCCCGCACCCGGCGGCTACCTTTGGCCAGCAGATGACCTTCGTCGAGCGGGTGAAAAACACCGGCTACTGGTGGTTCGACATGCTGTACCGGCAACAGCTGTTTATGCCGCGCGAAAACCATCGCATGCAGCAGCTCTTCGAGAGCACCAACCTGACGCAcgtgaagctgctggagcgCCGCGCGgaactggtgctggtgaacaGTGACCCGGCGCTGGACTACTATCAGCTACTCCCACCGAACGTGGTGCAAGTGGGCGGATTGCATATCAAGCGGTCAGAGGAAATGCCCTCG AATATGCAGCAGTTCATCAACCGTGCCAACCGGGGTATTATTCTGTTCAGCTTCGGCACGAACGTGCAGAGTGAAATGCTGGGTCCGGATGTCAACCGACAGCTGTTGGAGCTGTTCCGCAGCATGCCCGACTACGGGTTCATCTGGAAGCATGCGAACGCGGACGGGATGCTTATGCCGCCGAACGTGCTGATGACACCGTGGGTCCCGCAGTCGGCCGTCCTGGCCAACAGCCGCACCAAGCTGCTGGTTAGCCACGGCGGGTTGCTCAGCCTACAGGAGGCAGCTTGGAACGGAGTGCCCGTGATCGGGATTCCGTTCTTTGCCGATCAGTTCTCGAACGTGCGGCGCCTCGAGGTGGCCGGCATCGGTCTGGGCATTCCGTCGACCCAGCTGAACGGGGAAACTATGCGTCGTGCGCTGGACCAGATTCTCGACGACCCCGG CTTCCGAGCGCGCGCCAAATCCCGCTCGAACCTGTTCCGCGCTCAACCGCAACCACCGCTCGAGCGGGCCATCTTCTGGATCGAGAAAGTGATCGCCAACAAGGGTCTACGATATCTACGAGCACCGACGCGTGCGATGGCCCCGTACCAGGTGTACGGGCTGGATatgctggcggtgctgctgttgatcgTGTGGTCAGCCTATCTTATCTGTAAGCGCTTCCAGAACTGGCGAGccagcggcggccaacggGCAAGCGCAGCCAAGCGTAAGGCGGAATAA
- the LOC128270213 gene encoding probable serine/threonine-protein kinase kinX, whose amino-acid sequence MIFVGIVLAVSLGTTKTSPVPAKVLAKYVLSLQPSHNLGGAEGLDEPHDLDIANGLESAESVYEPVRYRRPAFQEDPYYSAHHQEQLQQQYHQNHYQQQQQQQQQHQQQQQQQHQYDYQEPEDESDYGEADSETASANHHAYMTTYKTATRHGSGGRGYYSNSYGDSAEDEETSASEESPAVYEPIRSHKSKGKKHGSGGGTGSSSYSHYTHHHQQSPSKGSGHTSYHPQLIQAYKILHGNGGRLPTSHEDDRGSEEHRFHHVEDDDDDEDEDFRSGAAIGAAAGATGYGAPTGPQVIHTKGRAVPISQHVEIETPIPVPYVKKIHVPIPQEVKVRIPHPVLVPIPRPYPVHIPVAQPVAVPDIKEITVPIEKVVPYPVEKKIPVPIEKPVPYPIEKHVPVYLPQPIAVRVPIVKTIIHKVKQQTASGPTLPPAGGSFW is encoded by the coding sequence ATGATTTTCGTTGGAATCGTGCTCGCAGTTTCGCTAGGCACGACCAAGACATCGCCCGTTCCGGCCAAGGTACTGGCCAAGTACGTGCTCTCGTTACAACCTTCACATAACCTCGGTGGTGCCGAGGGACTGGATGAGCCACACGATCTGGACATCGCGAATGGGCTGGAGAGTGCGGAAAGTGTCTACGAACCGGTGCGCTACCGACGACCAGCGTTCCAGGAAGACCCGTATTACTCAGCCCACCACCAGGAACAACTCCAACAGCAGTACCACCAGAACCAttaccaacagcagcagcagcagcagcagcagcatcagcagcagcagcagcagcagcatcagtaCGACTACCAAGAGCCGGAAGACGAATCGGACTACGGTGAAGCCGACTCCGAAACGGCCAGTGCGAACCACCATGCGTACATGACGACGTACAAGACCGCCACAAGGCACGGGAGCGGCGGTCGTGGATATTACAGCAACAGTTACGGTGACAGCGCGGAGGATGAAGAAACGAGTGCCAGCGAAGAGTCGCCGGCGGTCTACGAACCCATCCGATCCCACAAGAGCAAGGGCAAGAAGCACGgtagtggcggtggcaccgggtCGTCCTCGTACAGTCACtacacccaccaccaccagcagtcgCCGTCGAAGGGCTCTGGTCACACTTCCTACCATCCGCAGCTGATCCAGGCGTACAAGATCCTGCACGGGAACGGAGGCCGTCTGCCAACTTCGCACGAGGACGACCGTGGAAGTGAAGAGCACCGGTTCCACCACGTagaagacgacgatgacgacgaagacgaggacTTCCGGAGTGGCGCAGCCATCGGGGCGGCAGCGGGAGCCACCGGGTACGGGGCCCCGACCGGGCCACAGGTCATCCACACGAAGGGCCGCGCCGTGCCGATCAGTCAGCACGTGGAGATCGAAACGCCGATCCCGGTGCCGTACGTGAAGAAAATCCACGTGCCGATCCCACAAGAGGTGAAGGTGCGCATCCCGCACCCAGTCCTGGTGCCAATCCCGCGGCCCTACCCCGTCCACATACCGGTCGCGCAGCCGGTCGCAGTGCCCGACATCAAGGAGATCACGGTGCCGATCGAGAAGGTAGTCCCGTACCCGGTCGAGAAGAAAATCCCCGTTCCGATCGAGAAGCCCGTTCCGTATCCGATCGAAAAGCACGTCCCCGTCTATCTGCCGCAACCGATCGCAGTCCGCGTGCCGATCGTGAAGACGATCATCCACAAGGTGAAGCAGCAGACCGCCAGTGGACCGACGCTGCCGCCCGCCGGTGGTTCGTTCTGGTAA
- the LOC128273265 gene encoding uncharacterized protein LOC128273265 codes for MKLRQCIIDFAIVLITIPSLVVVALLLDYIMTHTGWTEKLESQIIMAALSVAFFLICIMISVYLTHRVGNCLWAGPQPDQPSIYTVERGLAYLDGAPPPTYDTVMGEHDPPSYEKISKLFPPVEPPPSYAASVVGGAVTHI; via the coding sequence ATGAAGTTGCGGCAGTGCATCATTGATTTCGCTATCGTGCTGATAACGATCCCttcgctcgtcgtcgtggcacTGCTACTGGATTACATCATGACCCACACCGGCTGGACGGAGAAGCTGGAAAGCCAGATCATCATGGCGGCCCTGTCGGTGGCCTTCTTCCTGATCTGCATCATGATATCGGTCTACCTGACGCACCGCGTTGGCAACTGTCTGTGGGCCGGGCCCCAGCCAGACCAGCCGTCCATCTACACCGTGGAGCGGGGCCTCGCCTACCTGGACggggcaccgccaccgacgtaCGACACCGTTATGGGCGAACACGATCCGCCGTCGTACGAGAAGATAAGCAAGCTGTTTCCACCCGTggaaccaccgccgtcgtacgcggcgtcggtggtcggtggcgccGTGACGCACATCTGA